Part of the Methanomicrobia archaeon genome is shown below.
TGCTCCTCCTTGGACTCCTGCTCTACGCCTCGTTCGGCGCGATAGGGAGCAGCAGCTGGAACTCCTGGATGCACGATCTCGTGCCACAGGACCGTCTGGGGTCCTTCTTCTCGAAACGCATGAGCCTGGCTACCGGCATAGGCATCCCGCTCAGTCTTGCCGCGGGCCTCTTCATCGACTACGGCCGGACCGTTTTCGGCCAGAACGAGTTATACAGCTATTCAACGCTCTTCTTCCTTGGATTCCTCGCCGGCATGCTCGGCGTGTACTTCATCTCCACCGTACCGGAGCCGCGCATGCTGAGTCCGGTAGAAGCGGAGCCCTCGTTCCTGAAGACGCTCTTGAGCCCTCTGCGCGATTGTAACTTCAAAAAACTGATATGGTTCCTGTGCTCCTGGAACTTTGCCGTTAACCTCGCGGCACCCTTTTTTACCGTTTATATGCTTAATCGCCTGGGATTGCAGATCTCGGTAGTCATCGCGCTCTTGATTGTGAGTCAGCTTATGAATCTCGCGTTCTTACGACTCTGGGGCAACTTTGCCGATCGCTTCAGCAACAAATCGGTACTCGGCGTCAGTGGTCCGCTCTTTATGCTCTGCATCCTCGCCTGGACCTTCACGACCCTGCCCGAGCCGTATGTCCTGACCATGCCGCTCCTCGTGCTCATCCATATCTTCATGGGCATTTCCACCGCCGGGGTAACGCTCGCCTCCGGGAATATCGGGCTGAAACTGGCACCAAAAGGGCAGGCGACCGCGTATCTCGCGGCCAGTACACTCGGTAACTCACTGGCTGCCGGGATTGCCCCGATCATCGGTGGCTCCTTTGCGGACTTCTTCGTGGGCCGCGAGCTCGCCTGGACCCTGACGTATACCGCGCCAACGGGCAAACTGGTGATTCCCACCCTGGACTTTCAGCAGTGGGATTTCTTCTTCTTCTTCGCCTTCTTGCTCGGCTTATACTCAATACATCGCCTCGCGCTCGTCAAAGAGTCGGGGTATGTGAAGGAGGACATAGTGGTGCGCGAGCTGATAACGGCGGTCAAGCGGCCGTTACGGAATTTCTCCACTGCCGGTGGGCTCCGCTTTATGATTCAGTTCCCGCTCTCTCTTGCCCGAACGACCGTTGGTAAAGCGGTAGAGCGGAAGAATCATCGAAATCGAAATGGCAACGCGCGCACCCGGCCGTGACAGAGCGGACAGCGTGAGGTGATGGGCCGCGCTCTTGAGCACAATATTTTTTTTTCTACCGAACGGAATACATAGAATAGTATGGAAACACTGGCCTTCTTTATCTATGCCTTCACCTCCTTCTTCATCATCGTCAATCCCATCGGTGGGCTCATCACCTTTATCTCGTTAACCGCACGAGTGAGTGCGGCCGAACGCCTGGTGATCGCCAAACGCGCGGTGACCGTCGCCTGTGTTCTGGCCATCTTCTTCGCATTCGCCGGCGAGTTGATCTTGCGGATCTTCGGTGTGACCGTGGATTCCTTACGGGTGGCAGGTGGCGTCTTACTCTTCATCGTCGCGATCGACATGGTCCTGGCGAGAATCTCGCGAGAGAGTATGACCGAGGAGGAGATTCGGGATGCCGCGCGGCGCGATGACATCGCGATCTTTCCGATCGCCACGCCCCTGCTCACCGGCCCGGGCGCCATAACGACCGTCATTGTCATCATTCGAACCGGTCATACGCTGGACTTGAAGTTCATCGCGATCGGTGCCATCATTCTCACCTTTGTGTTCTCCTACCTTATCTTCCGATACGCCGGTCAGATCTATAAGCTTCTGGGCGTGACGGGCTCGTTGGTGATCACGCGGGTAATGGGCCTGTTGCTGGGCGCGATCGCGGTCAACTTTATAGCAACGGGAATCTGGAACCTCTACCGGTCGCTGCTGGCGGCCGCATAGCCCGGGTAGCGCGGCGTTTTGTTGGTGGACAGCTCACGGTCAGGCCACCGGGAACTTCAGCACACCGTCCCCACTCGTGATCCGAGCACGCCGCTCCTCGAGATCCCGCAGTGTAGTGTGATGATGACCACACGAAAGAGAGAGGTGTACGCACGAGGGCCGATGTCAAAACCCTCGATCTTGGGCTTGTGTGGCGTTAACGGTGCTCGATGCAGTACTACGTTACCGGTCGCTCATCCGATCTCCACCAGGGACTTTGCGCAGTCCCTTGCACAACCCCGAACCACCCGTCGCAACGGCACTCGAATAACGTTCTTTTTTAGCTATAAACCCGTTTTAACCGCTTTTCCCGGATGGTCCTGAAGGAGTAGAGCAGTACTGGGGCGGGCAGTGTCGAAAATGATATATATAGCGATAACAGAAAGAAAGCTATCGTATTCACCGGATATGAATAAAGGAGAAGCGGGCATAAAAGAAAAGGCGATTTCACGGCAGAGGAAAGCACGAGAAAAGAAGACACTGGGCCCCGTAGCGAATTTGGAGGCTCATGTGAGTCCTGATTGGTGGCGGCACCTCTTCAATTCGCTCTACTTGAAGACCGATGCGGACGTCGTTGATGATCCACGCGTCACCGGAAAGGAAGTCGAATTCGTTTCAGACCTGCTCCGGCTTGCACCTGACGAGCGGATCCTGGATCTCTGCTGTGGTCAGGGCCGGCATTCATTGGAGCTGGCTCGGCGCGGGTACCGGAACGTTGAGGGACTTGATCGCTCACATTTCCTCATTCACCGAGCACGAACGCAGGCGAGGAAGGCGGGTCTCTCATTGCGGTTCCGCGAGGGTGATGCGCGACGACTCCCGTATGCTTCGGATTCTTTTGATGCGGTGATGCTGTTGGGCAACAGTTTCGGGTACTTTGAGACGGTCCACGACGACCTACGGGTATTGAAGGAGATCTTCAGGGTGTTGAAGCCCTGGGGGCGGTTCCTTATTGATGTGGCGGATGGTGCGTATCTCCGTGAGCACTTCCAGCCGCGATCCTGGGAATGGATCGATAAGAACCTCTTCGTCTGTCGTGAACGCTCGCTCACACTGGATGACCAGCGCTTGATCTCACGAGAGGTGGTGACGCACGTGAACAAAGGCGTGATTGTTGACCAACTCTATGCAGAGCGGCTCTACACACGGGAGAGCCTCAATGAGCTCTTGAAGAGCGCAGGCTTCAGTGATATCCGATTCCATGGTGAGTTCCTCTCCGATTCCGACCGAAATCAGGATCTCGGGATGATGGAGCGGCGCATCATCGTCACTGCCGCGGTTAGAAAGGAGTGGGCCGCGGTGAAGAAGAGAACGCGCCGTGGGATCAGGCATGTGGTGGTCGTCATGGGCGATCCCAGCAAGCCGGACACGGTCAAGCCCTGCTGTGTCTTCGATGACGATGATCTCTACACCATCGATCAATTAAAAGGTTCCTTACGGGAATTGAAGGATTTCCGGTTCAGTTATCTCGCCAATCATAACATGCTCATCCAGGATTTGATAAAGCATGAAGCGAAGCTGGATTTCGTCCTCAATCTCTGCGACGAAGGATTTGAGAACGATGCGAAGAAGGAGCTGCACGTTCCCGCGCTCCTTGAGTTGCTCGGTATTCCGTATACCGGCTCGGGGCCGCAGTGTCTCGCGTTCTGCTTTGATAAATCACTGGTACGTGGAATCGCGCAGGAGATGGGCATCCCGGTGCCCAAAGCGCTCTTCATCAAGCCTGAGGACACGACCTTCGAGTTGCACGTCGACTTTCCCGTACTCGTCAAGCCGAACTTCGGCGACTCCAGCTTCGGCATTACGCAGCGGAATGTATGTTATGATCCGGAAGAGCTGACGAATGCGATTGCCGAGATCCGCGAGCGGTTCGGCTATGAGAAGCCGATCCTTGTGGAGGAGTTTCTCACCGGTCAAGACTTGAGCATGGGTATCATCGGCAATCCGCCCGAATCGTACACCGTGCTCCCCATCATCGAGGAAGATTACTCGGCACTCCCGGAAGGCCTGCCCCGGATCTGTGGCTATGAGGCGAAATGGCTGCCCGAGTCGCCCTACTGGAAAATCCGCTCGATTCCCGCAGAGCTCCCGGAAGAGGTTGAACGTAGGCTCGTGGAATGGTCAGTGAAGCTCTTTGAGCGATTGGAATGCCGCGATTATGCGCGCTTCGACTGGCGCCTCAATGCGCAGGGCAATCCCAAGCTTTTGGAAGTGAATCCCAATCCCGGCTGGTGCTGGGACGGGCATCTGGCGAAGATGAGCGCGATTGCCGGTATGAGCTATGCAGCAATGCTGGAAGCAATCCTGAAAGCAGCAGAAGCGCGCATATTCCAGCATAAGGATGAGAAGATGGCGCTGAGCGCCCCCGCGCCTCAGGATGTAGAATGCGTCGATGGTCTCTGACTCGCCATGTCGTCGCCCATTTACGAAACGACGTGATTTGTGCCGCTACCTATTTAAATCCGGGTAGGATATGGTATACAACTCACATCCCGGAGGATGATTGGGTCAGATGGCGGAAGAGCTAAAGGGAAATACAAAGAAGGTATACGAATCGATGCAGCAGCTGGGTATGAAGAGCGAAGAGAAGGCGAAAGGTCTGGAAGATATTGTGCGTGAGGCCAGGCTCCCGAAGGGTGCGGTTGCTAATAGCATTACCGAATTAACGCAGAAGAAGCTGGCGAAGCGGAGAGCGGGCGATAAGACCGCGAAGTATTTCCTGCTCAGATGATGATCGGGATGAGTGGGGGCGGATTACCATGGAGAAGAAGTTATACTATCTTCCCGTCTATTACGATATTGCATTTTCCTACGATCTCACCGGGGAGTTGCACTTTTTTACCGCGTGCTTCGAGGCATACGCGGACATTACGGTGCGCAGAATCCTGGAGCCCGCCTGTGGGAGTGGTCGTCTGTTACTGCCACTGGCGGCGCATGGCTATCATATCCTCGGCTATGATATCAGTGAGGAGATGGTCGCGTACACGCGTGACAAGATCGAGCAAGCGGGTCTCAACGGTCACGCCGAGGTGGTTGTCGGCGATATGCGAACGCGGAAATTTAAGGATACGTTCGATGCCGCACTCAATCTCCTGAATACCATCGGCTACCTCATCTCGGATGCGGACATTAAAAAACATTTCAAAGCGGTCTCGCACTCGCTCCGACGCGGCGGGATCTATATCGTAGAACTCGCCTGCGCACCCTTGAATCCGAAAACGGAGGAGCAGCCGGATGATACCTGGGTCGCCGAACGAGACGGCGTGACGGTGCAGACAACCTGGCGCACTGAGCGCTATGATTACGTACGCAAGCGGAAATACAACATCTGCAAGATGAGCGTCGTGGACAGGCCCCGGGAGAAGAAGTTCATGTTCATCGAGCCGCACATCCTGCGATTGTGGTTCGCCGAGGACGTGAAGCAGTTGAGTGCCGCGGGTGGCTTTGTCCTGAAGGCGATTTATAATCCGGGCTTTGACCGCTTACCGCTCGATGCGCCCCTTACTGGTGAGCTGGGCAATCTTTACTTCATTCTGAAGAAGGAATGAATGAGGGCGGGTTCAGGATATGCTCGCACTCCTTACGCTCGGTGCAGTCTTTATCCTGATTGCGATACGGCGGATCGGCTCCTTCAGCCTGCAGATCTGGCAGATTATGCTCCTGGGAGCGGTCATGGTGCTCATCACCGGGCAGATCTCACCTGCTGATGCGCTGCGGGCTGTTAATCTCGAGATCATCTTGTTTTTATTCGGCGTCTTCACGATCGGCCAGGCCCTGGAAGAGAGTGGCTATCTCTCGCAGCTCGCCGCGGCACTCTTTGGGCGAGCAAAATCGGTGGATCAACTCGTTCTTGCGATTCTTCTCGGGTTCGGGTTGCTCTCCACACTGCTCATGAACGATACGATGGCGATAATAGGAACCCCGGTCGTTCTGTTGCTTGCGCGGCAGCATGGCCTGGCGGCGAAGCCGCTCCTCATGACCCTCGCGTTTGCGATTACCATTGGTAGCGTGATGAGCCCGATCGGCAATCCCCAGAATCTCCTGATCGCCGTTACGCTCACCAATCCGTTCATCACCTTCTTCAGGCATCTCGCAGTCCCGACCCTCATCAATCTACTCGTGGCGTATCTCGTCCTGAAATACGCCTTTCGTACCGAGTTAGCGGGAAGACCGCTGCTTATAAGTTCCCCGGACGTTATTAAGGATTACAAACTCGCCCGGTTAGCTCAAGTCTCACTCGCGCTCATGCTGATCCTGATCGCCGCGAAAATAGCCCTGGGGTTTACCCACCTGCCGATCGATCTCCGGCTGACCGATATCGCCCTGATTGCTGCTGTGCCCGTGCTCCTGAGTGAGAAACGCGTGAAGCTCATCCGGGAGATCGACTGGTACACGCTCATCTTCTTTATTGCGCTCTTCATTTTGATGCAAAGTGTCTGGGACAGCGGCGTCTTTCAATCGCTCCTTGCCCACTTCCAACTCGACATCACGACCCCACCCGTAATCATGACGATAAGCGTCCTCCTCTCGCAGCTGATCTCGAACGTACCCCTCGTAGCGCTCTATCTCCCCCTGCTGATCCACGCGGGAGCGACACCTGAAGGGCTCTTAGCTCTGGCCGCGGGCAGCACCATCGCGGGTAACCTGCTCATTCTGGGTGCTGCGTCCAATGTCATCATTATCCAGCATGCAGAGCGGAGCGGAGAAACGCTATCCTTCGTCGAATTTGCAAAGGTCGGCATACCACTCGCGAGTGTTAATATTCTCGTCTATGCTCTAGTTCTCTTGTGATAAGAACGCTTTCCGCACCGTAAATAGCGGACGGGCGTGCATCATGGCGAACGGGGATACAATTAGGCGCGATATACCGGCTGTGCGATCGGCCGTCCTTTTTGGGGCAGGTTCCTGGCTAGCTGATTCCTTCGGCTTCCAGCTTCCGCCACCATCTGCTCTGCTCGTTTCTTCATCAGCTCCCTTCTGGCCATGGGGGTTTGCCGCACCGATCCCTTAGGCTTTACTTATGACCCTGCATATATCTATAGATGGAAAAGGAGAACGATTGAGATGGTTCGCGGTAACCGTTCATTATTAGAAGGATATTTCCACATCGCGTTCTTCAGCATGGAGATCGGCGTCAATCCAAAGATACCAACGTACAGCGGCGGGCTGGGTATACTGGCCGGCGACATCCTCAGATCGTGCGCCGATCTGAACGTCCCGATCGTCGCTATGACGCTCGCCAGTAACAAAGGGCATATCGCCCAGAAATTGGATGCCAAGGGTAATCAGACCGAGTTCTTCAAAGGTTGGCGGATCGATGACTTCGCCACGCTCAAACCGGGGAAGATATGCGTGCCCATCGAGGGCCGGGACGTCAGTGTGCAGGCATGGGAGTATAAGCTGACGGGCCGGGAGGGGCATCAACTTCCCGTCTACTTCCTGGATACCAACCTCTACGAGAATACCGAGGCGGACCGGGAGATCACCTCGTACCTGTACGGTGGCGATGAGCGCTACCGGCTGGCGCAGGAGATCGTGCTCGGCATCGGTGGGGTACGGATGCTCGATGCACTGGGGCAGCATAATATCAGCAAATATCACCTGAATGAAGGCCATTCGGCGCTCGCCGTTCTGGAGTTGTCGAAGAAGACGAAACAGGAGCATCCGCAGTATACGCATGAGCAGCTGCTCGAGGCCATACGCGATAGATGCGTTTTTACCACACACACGCCCGTGCCCGCGGGCCACGATAAGTTCGCCGCTTCGCTGGTCGAGCAACTCCTGGGCACCTATTGCGATGCGGTAGGGCTGAAGTATATCTGTAACGGGAGCCCGCTCAATATGACCTTGCTCGCGCTGGAGCACAGCGGGTATATTAACGGCGTGGCCAAACGGCACGAGGAGATCTCACGTGATATGTTCCCGGGCTATCCCATCGATTCGATCACGAACGGTGTGCACCACGTCTTCTGGACTGCGGAACCGTTCAGGACGCTGTATGATAGTCACATCAGCGGATGGCGCAAGGACCCTTTCAACCTGCGCTATGTGGTCCAAATCCCTCTGGAGGAGATACGGGAGGCGCATCGCGCGGCAAAGAAGCGCTTGATCGATTTCGTCAACGCACGGCACGATGCGGGCATGACCTATGATGCCTGCACCCTGGGCTTTGCGCGGCGAATGACGCGGTATAAACGCCCGCATCTCCTGTTCACCAATACCCGGTGGCTCGCTGCGATCGCGAAGCAGGTCGGTCCGATTCAGGTGATCATGGCCGGGAAGGCGCATCCGAAGGATACGTTCGGCAAGGATTTGATACGGCAGATCTTCGCGGCGATCGAGGAATTGGCGGGCGAGGTGAAGATCGTGTTCCTGGAGGATTACGATATGGAGCTCGCGCTGTTGCTCACATCGGGCGTTGACATCTGGCTCAATACCCCGAAGATACCCTGCGAAGCCTCAGGCACGAGCGGTATGAAGGCGTGCCTCAACGGCATTCCGAGCCTGAGTGTGCTCGACGGGTGGTGGGTTGAAGGCTGCGTCGAGGATGTCACCGGCTGGGCGATCGAGACGAAGGTAGCGAATGTCTGCGAGCTGCAGATGGATGACGCGGAAGAGGCTGAAAGCCTGTACAGGAAGCTGGAAGAGGTGGTCATACCCCTCTATTATGCTCAAGAGCGCGACGGCTGGGCTCAGATCATGCGCTACGCCATCGCTTTCAACGGCTCGTTCTTCAACTCGCATCGCATGGTGCAGCAGTATCTCCTCAATGCGTATTTCGCCTAGTCTCGCGATAGGATCATGCTCGCCTGCCGCCATTACGCTTAAAAGCATGCTCGGCCTTTAGGTACTACACAAAGATCGCGAGGTTGGATATTTGATCCGATCTCTCCTAAGAGGTGCCGCGATGGGAGAGGAAGAGCAGCAGGAGCCCGTCGGGATCATCGGGTTTCAGAACGAGCTGGCGAATATCAGAGCAGCTCTTGCTGGGTTCGACTCGGGAGAGAAAGCAGACGTCGCGATCATCGCGGAGCCCTTTGCGGGGAGAACAAAACTCATCCATGCAATCGAGCAGATAGCCGACCGCGAGGTAGTAACAAACTCGTTCTCAGCGCTCATCACCGATCAGGATGAGATCACACTCCCCGAGGGCGCCGGTGGGATTGTGCTCTGTGATAACTGCCATTTCCTCTACCGTCGCACCATTGGCGGCTTCCGGTACCTCGACGCGTTCCTTGCCGCGGTCGCCGCATCAGAGCACCTGGTGATCACGACGTGGAACATTTACTCATGGCGCTATCTTGATGAAGTGCGCGCGATCAGCAAATACTTCACGAACGTGATCGCGCTCTCACCATTCTCGTCCACGGAACTCAAGGAGCTGATCCTGGTGGGCTACGCGGAGAACGAGCTCAAATTCGAGGATGACCGTACACCTGAGAAGAAGCGGATCATTACCCAGCATCCCCTCGCGTTCACGATGCGAGATAAAACCCTGACCATCCCCTTTTTCTCTATCGATTTCGCTCGCATCAAGGCCCTATTCTCGCGTAAAGCGGAGACGAAAAAGGCGGAAGACATCATCTTTGAGAAGATCAACCGGATCGCGAACGGGAATCCCGGGGTGGCGAAATTGTTATGGGAGCAGAGTCTGCAGTATCCCACGATCAAGCCGAGTTACGTCAAAGAGTGCCCTTTTAAAGTTGAGCTGGATTATCCGGAGAGCTTTCTCCTTTATCTGATTCTCTCAATGGAGGCGCTCACCGAGCCTGAACTGCGTGAGATCAGCGGTGAGCTGGAGGTGGAGACGATGCTGCATCGCTTGCTGTATCAGCGGCTGATCGTTGAGGACATGGGCTCTTACCAGCTCAATCCGGAAGCTTTGAGCTGCATCGTGAGCGCGCTGACGAGGACGGGGGTGATCTGGTAGGATGGCAGATACCAGTCTGGTGGATGTGCCGCTCAAGACCATTGATCAGAGTACGATCCTGACCGTGATTCTGATCATTCTGATTGCGTACTTCATCACCCGTGAAATCGGGATCCTTCTCACCTGGATCGCGGAACGTGCAGGTGTACGGCGAATAACCGTGAAGATGCTCCTACCGCTCCTGAAATTCAGCATCTATGGCGTTGCCACGTACTTCATCCTGGCCTCAATTCTGCAACTCACGTCAACCCAGCTGGTAGCGTTCTCCGGGGTGCTTGGTGCCGTCCTGGGCTTTGGACTCAAGGATCTCTTCGCCGACATCATTGGCGGGCTCGTCATCTCCGTTGAGAAACCGTACCAGATTGGGGACAAGGTGCATTTCGGGGGGTATTACGGCGAGGTGACGGACATCGGGATCCGTGCGACGCGCCTCGTAACGCCCGACGATAATCTCGTCTCCGTCCCCAATTATCTCATCTTCACCCAGGCCGTCGCGAGTGCCAGCTCGGGGACGCCGAAGATGATGGTGGTTATCGACCTCTTCATTGACCCCGATTCTGATGCCGCCACCAGCATGGCGATTCTGAAAGAGGCTGCGGTCACCTCGCGGTACGTGTATGTCTCCCGGAAACATCCGTACACGGTATTATTGAAGGATTTCCCCTACTACCGGCGGCTCCGTGCCCGGGCCTATGTCCTGGATCTCCGGTATGAGTTCGAGTTCGAGTCCGAGGTCACGCGGCGCGCATGGTGTGCATTTGAGAAGCGGGACATACAACCGCCGCGAGCACCGATCATGGGCGAGCAGCAGACGGGCAAGCCTGACGCTGGTTCCGGGACTGCATAACGCATCCAAACAAAACGAACAAAAGAGAGACGAGACCACCGATGATCAAAGAACTCATTACACTCGGCATGCTGCTCCTCATCACCGGCGTGCTCTGGTTTCTGCAGCTCCTGTATCCTTCGTTCTATCTCCAACGGGCGTTCATCAGCTTCCTTGTTATCACGCTCACGTATTTCATCTTCAAGGTGGCGATTGAACCCACGGTCGTGCGACAAATAACGGAAGCGAAGGCGCGCTATTCGTTCAAAAAAGCCATATCCATACTCTACCTGTTCATTCTGCTCGCCGTGCTCATTCGCATCTGGATCGAGCAGACAGAGACGCTCCTGGTCTCTTACGGGCTGCTCGCTGCGGGGATCGCCATCGCGCTTCAGGACTTCTTCAGAAACTTCGTGGGCGGTGTGATCATCTTCACCACGGGCATCTATCGGGTCGGCGACCGCATCGAGTTGCAGCAGAAATACGGGGACGTGGTCGATATCGGGATCCTCTACACCACGCTGCTGGAATTGAAGGAATGGGTCGCGGGCGATCAGGCCACCGGGCGCCTGACACTCATACCGAACGGTTTCGTACTCTCGAGCGTCATCAACAATTACACGAAGGATAACACCTTCATCTGGGACGAGCTTGAGCTCCCCCTG
Proteins encoded:
- a CDS encoding anion transporter — translated: MLALLTLGAVFILIAIRRIGSFSLQIWQIMLLGAVMVLITGQISPADALRAVNLEIILFLFGVFTIGQALEESGYLSQLAAALFGRAKSVDQLVLAILLGFGLLSTLLMNDTMAIIGTPVVLLLARQHGLAAKPLLMTLAFAITIGSVMSPIGNPQNLLIAVTLTNPFITFFRHLAVPTLINLLVAYLVLKYAFRTELAGRPLLISSPDVIKDYKLARLAQVSLALMLILIAAKIALGFTHLPIDLRLTDIALIAAVPVLLSEKRVKLIREIDWYTLIFFIALFILMQSVWDSGVFQSLLAHFQLDITTPPVIMTISVLLSQLISNVPLVALYLPLLIHAGATPEGLLALAAGSTIAGNLLILGAASNVIIIQHAERSGETLSFVEFAKVGIPLASVNILVYALVLL
- a CDS encoding mechanosensitive ion channel, whose protein sequence is MIKELITLGMLLLITGVLWFLQLLYPSFYLQRAFISFLVITLTYFIFKVAIEPTVVRQITEAKARYSFKKAISILYLFILLAVLIRIWIEQTETLLVSYGLLAAGIAIALQDFFRNFVGGVIIFTTGIYRVGDRIELQQKYGDVVDIGILYTTLLELKEWVAGDQATGRLTLIPNGFVLSSVINNYTKDNTFIWDELELPLTYDSDWREALTTIRRIVGEETHAMASRAEDEILKLKDKYYLTIRAVEPEIYLTLTDNWITFHIRFVTDVRQRRQVRSTIGQLLLDELERSDKIRLASATVDIVGFPEVRLRQRG
- a CDS encoding NAAT family transporter, whose product is METLAFFIYAFTSFFIIVNPIGGLITFISLTARVSAAERLVIAKRAVTVACVLAIFFAFAGELILRIFGVTVDSLRVAGGVLLFIVAIDMVLARISRESMTEEEIRDAARRDDIAIFPIATPLLTGPGAITTVIVIIRTGHTLDLKFIAIGAIILTFVFSYLIFRYAGQIYKLLGVTGSLVITRVMGLLLGAIAVNFIATGIWNLYRSLLAAA
- a CDS encoding class I SAM-dependent methyltransferase, coding for MEKKLYYLPVYYDIAFSYDLTGELHFFTACFEAYADITVRRILEPACGSGRLLLPLAAHGYHILGYDISEEMVAYTRDKIEQAGLNGHAEVVVGDMRTRKFKDTFDAALNLLNTIGYLISDADIKKHFKAVSHSLRRGGIYIVELACAPLNPKTEEQPDDTWVAERDGVTVQTTWRTERYDYVRKRKYNICKMSVVDRPREKKFMFIEPHILRLWFAEDVKQLSAAGGFVLKAIYNPGFDRLPLDAPLTGELGNLYFILKKE
- a CDS encoding methyltransferase domain-containing protein, whose translation is MNKGEAGIKEKAISRQRKAREKKTLGPVANLEAHVSPDWWRHLFNSLYLKTDADVVDDPRVTGKEVEFVSDLLRLAPDERILDLCCGQGRHSLELARRGYRNVEGLDRSHFLIHRARTQARKAGLSLRFREGDARRLPYASDSFDAVMLLGNSFGYFETVHDDLRVLKEIFRVLKPWGRFLIDVADGAYLREHFQPRSWEWIDKNLFVCRERSLTLDDQRLISREVVTHVNKGVIVDQLYAERLYTRESLNELLKSAGFSDIRFHGEFLSDSDRNQDLGMMERRIIVTAAVRKEWAAVKKRTRRGIRHVVVVMGDPSKPDTVKPCCVFDDDDLYTIDQLKGSLRELKDFRFSYLANHNMLIQDLIKHEAKLDFVLNLCDEGFENDAKKELHVPALLELLGIPYTGSGPQCLAFCFDKSLVRGIAQEMGIPVPKALFIKPEDTTFELHVDFPVLVKPNFGDSSFGITQRNVCYDPEELTNAIAEIRERFGYEKPILVEEFLTGQDLSMGIIGNPPESYTVLPIIEEDYSALPEGLPRICGYEAKWLPESPYWKIRSIPAELPEEVERRLVEWSVKLFERLECRDYARFDWRLNAQGNPKLLEVNPNPGWCWDGHLAKMSAIAGMSYAAMLEAILKAAEARIFQHKDEKMALSAPAPQDVECVDGL
- the glgP gene encoding alpha-glucan family phosphorylase, which produces MVRGNRSLLEGYFHIAFFSMEIGVNPKIPTYSGGLGILAGDILRSCADLNVPIVAMTLASNKGHIAQKLDAKGNQTEFFKGWRIDDFATLKPGKICVPIEGRDVSVQAWEYKLTGREGHQLPVYFLDTNLYENTEADREITSYLYGGDERYRLAQEIVLGIGGVRMLDALGQHNISKYHLNEGHSALAVLELSKKTKQEHPQYTHEQLLEAIRDRCVFTTHTPVPAGHDKFAASLVEQLLGTYCDAVGLKYICNGSPLNMTLLALEHSGYINGVAKRHEEISRDMFPGYPIDSITNGVHHVFWTAEPFRTLYDSHISGWRKDPFNLRYVVQIPLEEIREAHRAAKKRLIDFVNARHDAGMTYDACTLGFARRMTRYKRPHLLFTNTRWLAAIAKQVGPIQVIMAGKAHPKDTFGKDLIRQIFAAIEELAGEVKIVFLEDYDMELALLLTSGVDIWLNTPKIPCEASGTSGMKACLNGIPSLSVLDGWWVEGCVEDVTGWAIETKVANVCELQMDDAEEAESLYRKLEEVVIPLYYAQERDGWAQIMRYAIAFNGSFFNSHRMVQQYLLNAYFA
- a CDS encoding mechanosensitive ion channel produces the protein MADTSLVDVPLKTIDQSTILTVILIILIAYFITREIGILLTWIAERAGVRRITVKMLLPLLKFSIYGVATYFILASILQLTSTQLVAFSGVLGAVLGFGLKDLFADIIGGLVISVEKPYQIGDKVHFGGYYGEVTDIGIRATRLVTPDDNLVSVPNYLIFTQAVASASSGTPKMMVVIDLFIDPDSDAATSMAILKEAAVTSRYVYVSRKHPYTVLLKDFPYYRRLRARAYVLDLRYEFEFESEVTRRAWCAFEKRDIQPPRAPIMGEQQTGKPDAGSGTA
- a CDS encoding MFS transporter, which translates into the protein MLFAVKDRLTDGEIESGLRSVIKDGLTTQAMVTLTGGAFLVAFALKLGASNLVIGLLAAIPPLAQLMQIPAVFLVERYRVRRAICAAATAVSRSFWLLIALIPFLFTTQIGLLVLLLGLLLYASFGAIGSSSWNSWMHDLVPQDRLGSFFSKRMSLATGIGIPLSLAAGLFIDYGRTVFGQNELYSYSTLFFLGFLAGMLGVYFISTVPEPRMLSPVEAEPSFLKTLLSPLRDCNFKKLIWFLCSWNFAVNLAAPFFTVYMLNRLGLQISVVIALLIVSQLMNLAFLRLWGNFADRFSNKSVLGVSGPLFMLCILAWTFTTLPEPYVLTMPLLVLIHIFMGISTAGVTLASGNIGLKLAPKGQATAYLAASTLGNSLAAGIAPIIGGSFADFFVGRELAWTLTYTAPTGKLVIPTLDFQQWDFFFFFAFLLGLYSIHRLALVKESGYVKEDIVVRELITAVKRPLRNFSTAGGLRFMIQFPLSLARTTVGKAVERKNHRNRNGNARTRP